The stretch of DNA ttgaaaatgttaaaattcaaatgaaatttttcacaccatattattaattacttgaaacacatattccagactattatttacaacagactcggcgagtacaacatttccgacatttttactgaggctttacattacaatagaaagttttcttcaaaaaaaaaaaaatcttatgagatttttgcaccgcctgcaaacaaagtgtttttcattgaaatagaatactcatttgatacacagaagttaattttcattaataatttgaattttaaaaacgtgttcattctgcctgagagccaattattatttttggcgccccctaaactggtaaacaaagctcaatgccgtcaacgcgaatataacagttgaaaagacgagggacaaatgaaactaaactgatgtcttaacacgaagagcgagagacggtcagttcatttgaatcttacagctcacacactctcttcaattctacagctcttttctctccttcatcatcatcaaagtgagctgaagagctgtttgattttttttgcgagctgttccgcgtcaactcacttcaaagagtcgattcttcggaacagctcatgagcggatggcacatctctatcgTGAACTCAAAGCAACGAACTtaaacatttatcaagtatgctataaaggtcctcgcgttagtattagtaaatagcaagcaaaatagcgcacacgctattttatacgtgtgagtaatattcgtgtacgatacaaacaaatctagctcacctgtagcgtatgtcaaaccacgttgaactcaaacatcaatGCATGCAATGCATGCGTTTCGGGGgcaagtcacttcaaaatgcaatgaagacaatttgactgggaagaatgaaatgatatagtcgagtcggtagagggagatagcgactaaacggcCGGCTGActgtcgttttggcggagaaactcagggtgtcgactcaaaattcgagaaaaaattccatgatattccctgattttccagtaatttttcagaaaaattccagatgTAGACTGGTAATTTAATTCTCTAAAAGTACTTTAGCTGTAGGTCCTAAAACATTTAGTTAGcttaaataatgaaatttaagaacgtctgtcgatattttataataaataaattcattGTGATCTTTAATTGAGTTTAACGACGACTGATAAGGGTCCTAAAAGATTTTAAAAAATGGATTTAATAATACAGTTCAAAGTTATCTTGAAGGAGTCTCAAATACTAGTACAGAATGAGacattttaattttgatttggATCAATTTCATAAAACTGttacaattttaacaaaatGCTTTATATCGCAATCTTTTGGCTTCCTTCTGtacgttttccaaaattttccccGTTTTACCTCCAGAGATTCCACTTCTGTTTCCCGTAACCGTTTTATTAACTTTGATTCATATGACAATAAAGAGAGCTCAACGTCTTTATTGATGCTATCCTTGTAAAGTAAAGTATAACATCATAAACTTAGCACTTAGCACTTAGCACTTAGTACTTAGCATAGCACAACTGTTTCCTCCcacatattttcataaaaacattcgcTAATGGAAAAGCCCTCTCAACGTTGGAGTTTCTAATGAGAGACAGAAGACCGTTTTGGGTAAAACTTCCGTAAACCTGTCCTTTTCAAAAATGGTTCAGTCgttcatttttcggatcatagTGAGCAAACTTTTTTATGTTGCTAGCAATATTGTTTCAATGATAAATCTGTTGGATCTCCACTGATAAgaccaaaatccgtcaaatATCGAAAAGTCAATAGTCTTCGAAGCTTTTCGAATCGTTTTCCCTCCATTTTTTATCGGAATCAATGATGGAAAGATCAAAGATACATCAACGCAGTGCTTCGCATCTCAGACGAAATTTCAAGATTCCTCAGTCGTAAAGTTTTggctagttttttttaatccttTGATGAACCGTGTAAAATATGCAATTCAAAGATACATaaattcaagagctttttttctctttattttgaaaAACCAGTTGCAGCTCGCGTAATATGACCAATTCACGTTTATATCGTCCATCGACACAAAAAGAAGTTTGTTCAGATATATAATTtccatgcatttttcaaaaactgcAAGTACTGATGCTTGAGATTGTCCCAAGAACATTCATGTAAAGTCATGTAAAGATTTACCAAATCCTTCTGATCCATCTGTATCCTCTTTGTAGTCTTGTTCAAAGAGTCGCCGAAACCAAAGGCAATGTATAGCTTACATAGTTTCATCGAGCCAAAAATCGTCATAAAGCTCATTTTATCACGCCCTAGTTAGACCTTCTCAGCTTCCTGGTTGTCATGAAACATTCTTCTCAATacaataatatatttttcagcagtGTGGAGTGATTTGTGCTACATAACTGTTTCCAGGCACCACAGGAGCTCAGCTTTCATAGTATGATTTTCAAGCACTAATTTATCGATAGTTttcgaaaaagaaaaggaaaggAATTGGTTGAAGCTGAACGGCAGATACTGAGgccaaaaattcaaataaaacatCGCGGATGTAAAAGCCGTCTACTTTTACGCTGTTTACAATTCGGAAGGACTAAGTTCACCTACAGGTAAAAGCAAACAACATATACTGAAAACCTACAGAGAGTCAAACTAGTTAAATATAACTTTTTTGGTATCATTAACTTTCTAATTACTGCTATAATCAAAATTTATATTGacggaatttcattttttccagattggtgacgaaattttctgatattccctgacatcatttgaattccctgatattccctgattttcaagaattttcaagGTAATCGACACCCTGAAACTGCGTGAAAAGGCAAATGTCATTTCCGACTGAATACGAATATAGTAAGTccgatagtcagctgactatcatCAGATGATTATAACTATGCCGAACCCTGGTTACAGCAGTGTTTTTGCTGCGTTTTACATTCGGCTCACATAATGAGtgcttgcacaatatcagtgtcggtttcagttcccaaagatatttatagtgtaaaaggaaaaaaaatcagaaattccACTAAAAGTAGTCATATTTTGTAGGACATCCGAAAAAaaccatatattttttattttcttactttgtaactgtcagtcccagtgatcaacgCTCTCCTAACAAAAAGTACAGTGTCCATCTGTAGGAACAAACGCGGGGCACGACGTGTCAACCAGCTGAAAATCAAAAAGCGCTGATAACGTTGGTCTtgcagcggagctcttcaagagGGATCTGGCAACTTATACAGCGTATACAACGGTTGATAGTCGAGATATAGGGTAAGGAACCAGAGAAATTCATATAAGAggtaatctttaaaaaaaagaagaaagaaataaaaagaggtaatctttaaaaaaaagaagaaagaaataaaaagaggtaatctttaaaaaaaagaagaaagaaataaaaagaggtaatctttaaaaaaaagaagaaataaataaaaagaggtaatctttaaaaaaaagaagaaagaaataaagaaaggtatgctctagaatacgcgtgcaagtcagtgcaagtcgaagtaaATTTCTTTGACGTCCCTggcaacgggaatcgaaccagaaCCCTCGGCATGTTGAGGCAATGAGTTGATCTTAGCAGGCCTGTGGGAATTGTTTGGGTCTTCGATTCGACAAGACGATGGACTCTCTTGTCTCATCTTCAATGTGACGATGTGATGAATTTTCTCAAACAGGCCAaacatttactgctgtttttgcatttaAAACagtgtgataattgggtaatttggcatcaattcataaaagaACTTCTTTggcagtcgccgtcaacaaaaagtgacttgactagaaaatgaattgactagtgttgactagcgaggatgactNNNNNNNNNNNNNNNNNNNNNNNNNNNNNNNNNNNNNNNNNNNNNNNNNNNNNNNNNNNNNNNNNNNNNNNNNNNNNNNNNNNNNNNNNNNNNNNNNNNNNNNNNNNNNNNNNNNNNNNNNNNNNNNNNNNNNNNNNNNNNNNNNNNNNNNNNNNNNNNNNNNNNNNNNNNNNNNNNNNNNNNNNNNNNNNNNNNNNNNNNNNNNNNNNNNNNNNNNNNNNNNNNNNNNNNNNNNNNNNNNNNNNNNNNNNNNNNNNNNNNNNNNNNNNNNNNNNNNNNNNNNNNNNNNNNNNNNNNNNNNNNNNNNNNNNNNNNNNNNNNNNNNNNNNNNNNNNNNNNNNNNNNNNNNNNNNNNNNNNNNNNNNNNNNNNNNNNNNNNNNNNNNNNNNNNNNNNNNNNNNNNNNNNNNNNNNNNNNNNNNNNNNNNNNNNNNNNNNNNNNNNNNNNNNNNNNNNNNNNNNNNNNNNNNNNNNNNNNNNNNNNNNNNNNNNNNNNNNNNNGACAGCAACGTAGGCCACGCATTGAGCCGCTGAAGAAGGTCGAGTGCTCTCGGTCCCTAAAGAGCCGATAATCTGTAAGTAAACAAGCAATTATTTCTAAACTTTCTAATacaagcatttttttttgtacttacGTTCGTCTTTATGAGCTCTCGGATATTCTCTGGGAATGAAAGCCATCGTTGTTGATACCGGATTTTGATGTTCAATTCCTTACTAGTCAGTTGATTTTTCAGCTGCAAACCGGCGGCCATGCGAGCCACGGGAGAATATGAAGCGCAAGCAAGTACATCGGACAAGGTTTGCAGGAAGCCGGGCAAATTGGTAGCAGCTGCCTGCTCCAAGAAATTTTTTGCCGCGAGCAGTTCATCTTTATCTGCAGTTTGGATTGATGAAAATAACAAATTTATATCAGAGTTTCAATCATCGGATGGTGAAAATATGTTCATCAATTGTCCATGAATCCAGTTGGTATGCCTCGGAACAACATAGCTTGGCTGACCGAATATCCCCGAAATCATAACACCAACCATAATCGATAATTTAAATTGCCTGTATCAGTTGCCAGATAAACAACAAAAAGCGGTTAGCAACTGTTGAGAAAGGAACATTCAAAAGACACGATTTAAGGTTATGTATCGTTCATCGCACCGTCCATTCATACCAATACAAAAACACAAACAAGGGGTGCAAAGCTAGCTGAAGATCGAAGCTGTAATTTTGAATATCGCTCAGCGATCACATTTTTGCAAAtgcaattgaaataaaaatgaacatgaaaaattgaaagtttAGAAATTTTATTCGGAAATTtgctaaaatatattttgtttttaaatttgaatttgaagagTTCTAACAGTATACCTGATATAATATAATTCTATATTAAGTGTTTGACTGCGGAAACTCTTTCGCTTATTGCATTTATGATAGATCACAACATTAGCTTCGCTTTGGTAGGCGGAAATATGTATATCGTTTAAGGGTTAACTCATTACCAACCAGCtgttcaaaaaatcgaacagcgatgttgatatttttcaatgtctTTGGAAAGTTACCATATGGCAATGCTTTTACACCAaatgatagcttaatttattaacCACCACTTATCATTATGTTTCTATATTTTGTacatttttaataatatttgaataaatataaaaatcaatAGTTAGGGTTAAAGCAAATATGGtgtattaaattttaattccggagacgaatgaatcattAGATTTAAAGTgaagaaataaaagaaaaagaaaaagaattaCCAAAtctggcgggtttacattagggagacctataactatagatggatttattcacgcgaaaatagatgtaaacgggtgagaatatatatgatacacttcttcgagttatatataaccactatgataagaataaattcaggcatatttaaacgctggtgaatttctcattggcgagaaatcactaaagttggatgcagttctaatTCAggcgaataaattcaccgaaaatatgaatatattcattatataagttcgcgctagtgtaaacggttgatgcgatttctataaatctcgtaatatttcttcacatgaatatatccctagtctaaaccacccgtaataaaatacaaaaagatGTGAGCTTCTCTACAGTGTTCTTTCGATATAAGAACAATATTTTAGAAATCTCTTACGGGAAAGAAATAAATGATGAAATTAAGTGTTCGAATAATCGAACATTGgcaaaaacagaaatttttttttctgctgaatcatgCAGTTATGGAAGACATATAATATACTAATTAAAGTGATTTTTCGTTCGCAGGTTTTATACACGCATAAAATTCAGGTTTTGGCTAACGtttaatttttcgaacagtcattcccCAGAAATTTcccattcagaaaaaaaaattattctggaGTATTGTCTTTAAAGTCAATAACCAATTAACACCAATagctttctttaaaaaaatgtacatagCTAGGTCGTTAATGACTTATTGAAACTAGTAACTGAAGGAATGGATATGGAAGTTTAGCATAGTATTTCCTAATTTCTCtgcaaccaaaacaaaataacaaatgaGCATACTGTTCGTCCCAAGGATAGAACCAATTGgcgtaataaaaaaattatataataatatacagaagaacctcgattatccgtgaAAATGTCTGGCAGGGTCGCGAATAACGACAATCTCGGATAATGCATATTATATGCAAATTATTAGGTAGCTAACCCATGTTTAGGAGGCGATAGAGTATCATTTTTTATGAAGAAATCTTGATTGTTTCTTTCAAccagaattgaattgaattgatcttttttttcaatttcactgcattattattttttatcaattttgacCCTCCTCCACTCGCACGCATAATCGTAACTCATATACTCACAGACTCGcagagtgctcccgtggccgagcggttagcatctcacattatcacgccggggattcgggttcgatttccgttctggtcaggtgaatttttcgccaaagaaatttcttctgacttgcactgtggtcacgcgtgttcTATACAGGATACATTCCAGGCATGTTATCAggcatataaatctcaactaagtactactaatcaAGATGACGAGAGTAATACCTATGTTgaaaaggcaaaagttccacttcCACGtaagtgccattcaagaagatacTCACAGACTGTTCGTGTCTCTGTAGCATTGCTATTGTGTGTTTTCAtgtgttattggtatttatttaaagaaaaatatataattgaatttaaaaaaaacccagaaaatatttttctttgacTTCACAtctagttttaatagtcatttaagtCAACCACcttattgattctcggtctgtcagacagtatgcgcgagtatagcaGGGTTAATTATATGTTTTAGGACTATATAAAgcacaaaattttctcatcactACAAAGATGCAAACAAAGGCTCAATAACTATGTCACAGTTGAGGTTTGATCgaatgaatagggtgttttttcatcGAATATGATTCTCTATAACCTTCTGGAGATTCTGGGTCAGCTATCTAAGACTCTGTACGTAACTAATCTTCTCCCTTAATGaaactaacgttcctagaggaacttcgtcgtTTCAACAAATacttattacttgcgtcatacTAATTAATAGAACgcattgaatgtattctgagtggcaggcAAAACGCGTGATCACAATGCAAGTCGGAAAAAATTTCCTtcgaaaatcgcacaaaatgaCATTACACAGACGCAATATATGAACGGAAATTCTGTATCCTGTATTTGTTCCCCGCTTTCTTTCATAATTAACTCGTTTCTAGAACAAAATAAGGCATTGAGAGATCTGAAGATCCAGATAAAAGCCCACGTCACACAAGAAACTACTAGAGTACAACAAAATATGGAAGTAGTTCACGGCAACACACGTGCCGATACATTTAAACAGAATTACAGCATGCCGATGCAATTCAACAGCTGCTGGACCCCTTAACGGCGGGTTGTTTTCTCAACTTCTCTCACACACTCCCGCCACGCATACTTTCCTAGAGCGCGAGACGTAATTTCAAGGCGACGTTTTTTTCTCCTCTAGTTCCTATGCCTTCTACCTTTTAATGTGCTGGAATCATCTTCTTTCCATACAAAGCCGTTCTTTATGAACAATCTGAGTTCCAAGAAATATCACGTTATTTTACTAGATGACATCCGCAACACAGCAACTTTCAACAGGGGAGGGAACATGATACCGAATAAACAGTAATACAAACTCACCTGGCGATACGGTTTTTTCGAGAACCTGCACAATCTGCATGTTCTATGAAATTCAGCGAATCCGCGAGCCCAAGAAAGTGAGAAAACGCATAAAATTTACCAGCCCTTCTCGATAGTTTTCCACAGATAACACACGCACAGCGCAATGAATGATGATCCgcttcaccttttttttttattctacgcTTGCTAAAATCACCACTTCCAGACAGATCCAACAGAGCACACTCgcgtgaaaaaatatttctttcgcAGGCTTCCGAGACTAAAACCCAGATTGGGATACAATTTCTTGGGAAAACCAAACTCCACCTTGACGCACAAATCTATATTTCTTTTTCCGCGGATACGTAACTCACATCCGATAATAAAGGATTTTATTAGCTTCACTGGAGATTGACGAAATCGCGTTTTTCTTCAATACGGCCGGCTCCTCTCTGATAGCTGCGAAAGCAAtgtgccaaaaagaagaagtcaATTTTTGCAGTGCTCTCCGCAAACGATTATGCCCACCTTCAAGGGATGTACATA from Toxorhynchites rutilus septentrionalis strain SRP chromosome 3, ASM2978413v1, whole genome shotgun sequence encodes:
- the LOC129773100 gene encoding importin subunit beta, which produces MQIVQVLEKTVSPDKDELLAAKNFLEQAAATNLPGFLQTLSDVLACASYSPVARMAAGLQLKNQLTSKELNIKIRYQQRWLSFPENIRELIKTNIIGSLGTESTRPSSAAQCVAYVAMRQESPSSCRIEDPNNSHRPAKINSLPQHAEGSGSIPVARDVKEIYFDLH